One genomic segment of Arachis duranensis cultivar V14167 chromosome 4, aradu.V14167.gnm2.J7QH, whole genome shotgun sequence includes these proteins:
- the LOC107486439 gene encoding isoflavone 7-O-methyltransferase, with translation MASHIINNGLKASNEIFEGQVQLYKHMFAFLDSLCLKWCVDQSIPNIIHNHGQPMTLHELVSKLQVPLAKVSGVHRLMRYLAHIGFFDIVRISQEDEEEKEAYALTCVSKLLVRGSDHCLAPMVDHVLDPTILSSYQQLGKWVHDEGNQTPFAMALGTDIWDFLNENPTHMKYFNDATASDSQIINLALRDHGVVFEGLESIVDVAGGTGMVAKYISETFPHLKCIVFDLPQVVKNLKGTNNLSYVGGDMFQSIPKADVVLLKWILHDWDDDNCIKILKKCKDAVSSSNNKRGKIIIIDIVIDDEKKDQPEITQAKLQLDLVVTAYYNGKERTKEEWKKLFMETDCQDYKISPLTGHMSLIEIYI, from the exons ATGGCTTCACACATAATTAACAATGGTCTCAAAGCATCAAATGAGATCTTTGAAGGTCAAgttcagttgtacaaacacatgTTTGCATTCTTAGATTCTCTTTGCCTTAAGTGGTGTGTGGATCAAAGCATACCAAACATAATCCACAACCATGGTCAACCTATGACTCTTCATGAGTTGGTTTCCAAGTTACAAGTTCCATTAGCTAAGGTTAGTGGTGTGCACCGTTTAATGCGTTATCTTGCACACATTGGATTCTTTGACATAGTAAGAATTAgccaagaagatgaagaagaaaaggaagcatATGCTCTTACTTGTGTCTCAAAGCTCCTTGTTAGAGGTAGTGATCATTGTTTAGCTCCAATGGTTGACCATGTTCTTGACCCAACTATCTTAAGTTCATACCAACAACTTGGGAAGTGGGTTCATGATGAGGGGAATCAAACACCATTTGCCATGGCATTGGGTACAG ATATTTGGGACTTTCTTAACGAAAACCCTACACATATGAAATACTTCAATGATGCAACTGCTAGTGACTCTCAAATCATAAACTTGGCATTGAGAGATCATGGTGTTGTCTTTGAAGGATTGGAATCAATTGTAGATGTTGCTGGAGGAACTGGAATGGTAGCCAAGTATATCTCTGAGACTTTTCCACATTTGAAATGCATAGTTTTTGATCTTCCACAGGTTGTGAAAAATCTTAAAGGAACCAACAATTTGAGTTATGTTGGTGGGGACATGTTTCAATCTATCCCTAAAGCTGATGTAGTTCTACTTAAG tgGATTTTGCATGATTGGGATGATGATAATTGCATCAAGATATTGAAAAAATGCAAAGATGCTGTTTCTTCAAGTAATAATAAAAGaggaaaaataattattatagatATTGTGATAGATGATGAAAAAAAGGATCAGCCTGAAATTACCCAAGCAAAGCTTCAATTGGATTTAGTGGTGACAGCATATTATAATGGGAAAGAAAGAACCAAAGAAGAATGGAAGAAACTCTTCATGGAAACAGATTGTCAAGACTATAAAATTTCACCTTTAACCGGACATATGTCTCTTATTGAGATATATATTTAA